From one Rosa rugosa chromosome 4, drRosRugo1.1, whole genome shotgun sequence genomic stretch:
- the LOC133743411 gene encoding PHD finger protein ALFIN-LIKE 7-like — MEGIPHPVPRTVEEVFSDFRGRRAGLIKALTTDVQKFYQQCDPDKENLCLYGLPNEAWEVNLPVEEVPPELPEPALGINFARDGMAEKDWLSLVAVHSDSWLLAVAFYFGARFGFGKNERKKLFQMINDLPTIFEVVTGNVRQPMNQSGIHHNSSKSKSSGKPSRQPEINPSKGVKMSPLAKEDEESGEEEEEDDEQGATCGACGDNYGADEFWICCDVCERWFHGKCVKITPAKAEHIKQYKCPSCSSKRARV; from the exons atGGAGGGCATACCGCACCCAGTACCTCGAACAGTGGAGGAAGTCTTCAGCGACTTCAGAGGCCGACGCGCCGGTTTGATTAAGGCCCTCACCACCG ACGTTCAGAAGTTTTACCAGCAGTGCGATCCTG ACAAGGAGAACTTGTGTCTATATGGACTGCCAAATGAGGCATGGGAAGTTAACCTTCCTGTTGAGGAGGTGCCTCCTGAGCTTCCTGAACCAGCATTAGGTATAAACTTCGCTAGAGATGGGATGGCGGAGAAGGACTGGTTGTCGCTGGTTGCAGTTCACAGTGATTCATGGTTGCTTGCTGTTGCATTCTATTTTGGTGCACGCTTTGGGTTTGGCAAAAATGAAAG AAAGAAGCTCTTTCAGATGATAAATGATCTCCCCACCATATTTGAAGTTGTGACAGGCAATGTTAGGCAGCCTATGAACCAATCTGGTATTCATCACAACAGTAGCAAGAGCAAATCAAGTGGGAAGCCG TCTCGGCAACCTGAAATCAACCCAAGTAAAGGGGTAAAGATGTCTCCACTAGCCAAAGAAGACGAGGAAAgcggggaagaagaagaagaagatgatgaacaaGGTGCTACTTGCGGGGCGTGTGGAGACAACTATGGCGCTGACGAGTTCTGGATTTGCTGTGATGTGTGTGAGAGATGGTTTCATGGGAAATGTGTGAAGATTACACCTGCAAAGGCTGAGCATATCAAGCAGTACAAGTGCCCAAGTTGCAGTAGCAAGAGGGCTAGAGTTTGA